From the genome of Geoglobus ahangari, one region includes:
- a CDS encoding methionine synthase has translation MIFDDIGSFPLPEGITREWVNANLNTKEYAEMVKRAFLMKVNAGVDVPTYPQFRDMNEMFLDLIKNPKYQEDVYVIRREYARIREVEAILEMDVKAMRVCITGPFELYYKEFGPVIYDDALEKIGISISRFIENLDSDVVKCVSLDEPSLGTNPELQPTKEQIQLAYEKIDFPGDVQIHLHSPLFYTEVLDVEQINVIGIESARDEKAMDFVDREDLESYDKYLRVGVGRSDIDGIIAEYNSKHGVNVWGDSEGMMRAIDEVESPERIRGRIERAIKLFEDRLKYIGPDCGLFSFPSQEHAVRILENINRAREML, from the coding sequence ATGATTTTTGACGACATAGGCAGCTTTCCCCTCCCGGAGGGAATAACGAGGGAGTGGGTAAATGCCAACCTCAACACGAAGGAGTATGCGGAGATGGTGAAAAGGGCCTTCCTGATGAAGGTAAACGCAGGCGTGGATGTGCCAACCTACCCCCAATTCAGGGACATGAACGAGATGTTCCTCGACCTCATCAAGAACCCCAAGTATCAGGAGGACGTTTACGTGATCAGAAGAGAGTATGCAAGAATAAGGGAGGTTGAGGCCATCCTCGAGATGGACGTTAAAGCCATGAGGGTCTGCATAACCGGGCCTTTCGAGCTATATTACAAAGAGTTCGGGCCCGTCATTTACGACGATGCCCTCGAGAAGATCGGCATCTCCATTTCCCGCTTCATCGAGAATCTGGACAGCGATGTTGTGAAGTGCGTGAGCCTCGACGAGCCGAGCCTCGGAACGAACCCGGAGCTTCAGCCAACAAAGGAGCAGATCCAGCTCGCCTACGAGAAGATTGATTTTCCCGGAGACGTGCAGATTCACCTCCACTCCCCGCTCTTCTACACTGAGGTGCTCGATGTGGAGCAGATAAACGTGATCGGGATAGAGAGCGCGAGGGACGAGAAGGCGATGGACTTCGTTGACAGGGAGGATCTGGAGAGCTACGACAAGTACCTGAGGGTTGGGGTTGGCAGGAGCGACATCGACGGCATCATAGCAGAGTACAACTCTAAACACGGGGTGAACGTGTGGGGGGACAGTGAGGGGATGATGAGGGCGATTGACGAGGTGGAGTCTCCGGAAAGGATAAGGGGCAGGATTGAGAGAGCCATAAAGCTGTTTGAGGACAGGCTGAAGTACATCGGCCCGGACTGCGGTCTGTTCAGCTTTCCTTCTCAGGAGCACGCGGTGAGAATTCTCGAGAACATAAACAGGGCGAGGGAGATGCTATGA
- a CDS encoding MarC family protein, whose translation MNDPLSFFFTAFTTLFIIIDPPGNIPTFIALTESLNKELIDRISKKATVIATVILLVFVFAGWAVMEFFSISIEALKIAGGLMMFIISIDILFGRKSREIYEERGKMSAEIDSIAVFPLALPLYSGPGAITAVVVLSSSADLIGKLLIVVAVLLIYAIVRLTHIYAVTLMRILGKSGSDIIARVMAILLAAISVEYVMDGVLSKVGLA comes from the coding sequence ATGAACGACCCCCTGAGCTTCTTCTTCACCGCGTTCACCACGCTTTTCATAATCATCGACCCGCCCGGAAACATACCGACCTTCATAGCCCTCACCGAGAGCCTGAACAAGGAGCTGATAGACAGAATATCCAAGAAGGCCACAGTCATTGCGACCGTCATCCTCCTCGTTTTCGTATTCGCAGGATGGGCGGTGATGGAGTTCTTCTCGATCTCAATAGAGGCCCTCAAGATAGCCGGCGGGCTGATGATGTTCATCATATCCATCGACATCCTCTTCGGGAGAAAGTCGAGGGAGATCTACGAGGAGAGGGGGAAGATGAGCGCGGAAATTGACTCGATAGCGGTGTTCCCCCTCGCTCTGCCGCTCTACAGCGGTCCGGGTGCTATAACCGCGGTTGTTGTCCTTTCCTCAAGCGCCGATCTTATAGGCAAGCTGCTCATCGTCGTGGCGGTTCTGCTGATCTACGCCATAGTCAGGCTCACCCACATATACGCAGTTACGCTCATGAGGATACTGGGAAAGAGCGGTTCCGACATAATCGCGAGGGTCATGGCGATTCTGCTTGCTGCGATAAGCGTTGAGTATGTCATGGACGGTGTGCTCTCCAAGGTGGGGCTGGCATGA